A single window of Betta splendens chromosome 11, fBetSpl5.4, whole genome shotgun sequence DNA harbors:
- the thrb gene encoding thyroid hormone receptor beta isoform X4, with translation MLERLCRVIDYEVSTSNLPPLCCLSFFSKTDILRTFSNFSLLRTALTLNFLCFCLLWLSMMNYCIPDMYDMPHAGLGGYTMQVSGEHCMYSGEGPAYGLCEPQPLHHPPCMEQAWPPDQHRSCSYAGGTPVFKSDFCSMEISLGHFHHQPEFYSEIKPDFSHLQWLQGAHKKGYIPSYLDKDELCVVCGDKATGYHYRCITCEGCKGFFRRTIQKNLNPTYACKYEGKCVIDKVTRNQCQECRFKKCIAVGMATDLVLDDSKRLAKRKLIEENRERRRREELQKTAWDRLEPTQEEWDLIRLVTEAHMVTNAQGNHWKQKRRFLVEEAMLLNEITCNLFYTSDQSAAGVKDTKPEDVGQAPMLNAPEGNKVDIEAFSQFTKIITPAITRVVDFAKKLPMFCELPCEDQIILLKGCCMEIMSLRAAVRYDPESETLTLNGEMAVTRGQLKNGGLGVVSDAIFDLGVSLSNFDLDDSEVALLQAVILLSSDRPGLTSVERIERCQEEFLLAFEHYINYRKHKVSHFWPKLLMKVTDLRMIGTCHASRFLHMKVECPTELFPPLFLEVFED, from the exons ATGTTGGAGCGACTATGTAGGGTCATCGATTATGAGGTTTCAACATCTAATTTGCCGCCTTTGTGTTGCTTGAGTTTCTTTAGTAAAACGGACATTTTGAGGACCTTTTCAAATTTTTCTTTATTGAGGACAGCGTTGACCCTGAACTTTTTATGTTTCTGTCTGCTGTGGCTCTCCATGATGAATTACTGCATACCAGACATGTATGATATGCCTCATGCTGGGCTTGGAGGTTATACAATGCAGGTCAGTGGAGAACACTGCATGTACTCAGGTGAGGGCCCTGCATATGGACTCTGTGAGCCCCAGCCTCTCCACCATCCGCCCTGCATGGAGCAGGCTTGGCCGCCGGACCAGCACCGCTCTTGCTCGTACGCTGGTGGTACTCCTGTCTTTAAGAGTGACTTTTGCAGTATGGAGATTTCTCTTGGACATTTCCACCATCAGCCCGAGTTTTATTCTGAGATCAAACCAGATTTTTCACACCTGCAGTGGCTGCAGGGTGCTCACAAGAAAG GGTACATACCAAGTTACCTGGACAAGGATGAGTTATGTGTAGTGTGTGGGGACAAAGCCACAGGCTATCACTATCGTTGCATTACTTGTGAAGGCTGCAAG GGTTTCTTTAGGCGGACGATCCAGAAGAACCTCAACCCAACCTACGCTTGTAAATACGAGGGGAAATGCGTCATCGACAAAGTGACCAGAAACCAGTGCCAGGAATGCCGCTTCAAGAAGTGCATAGCCGTGGGGATGGCGACTGACT TGGTGCTGGACGACAGCAAGAGGTTGGCCAAGCGGAAGCTAATCGAGGAAAACCGGGAGCGCCGGCGTCGGGAGGAGCTCCAGAAGACAGCGTGGGACCGACTGGAGCCCACTCAGGAGGAGTGGGACCTGATCCGACTGGTGACCGAGGCCCATATGGTCACGAATGCCCAGGGCAACCACTGGAAGCAGAAGCGGAGATTCCTG GTCGAGGAAGCTATGCTTCTTAATGAAATAACATGTAATTTATTCTATACTTCTGACCAGAGTGCAGCAGGGGTGAAGGACACTAAG cCTGAGGATGTTGGTCAAGCGCCCATGCTCAATGCACCAGAAGGAAACAAAGTGGATATAGAAGCCTTCAGCCAGTTTACAAAAATTATCACCCCTGCCATAACCCGAGTGGTGGACTTTGCCAAAAAACTGCCTATGTTTTGTGAG CTGCCTTGTGAAGACCAGATCATCCTGTTGAAAGGCTGCTGCATGGAGATCATGTCGCTGCGAGCTGCCGTCCGCTACGATCCAGAGAGCGAGACGCTCACGCTCAACGGGGAGATGGCGGTGACGCGAGGCCAGCTGAAGAACGGAGGTCTGGGTGTGGTGTCGGACGCCATCTTTGACCTTGGCGTGTCGTTGTCCAACTTTGACCTGGACGACTCAGAggtggctctgctgcaggccGTTATCCTTCTTTCATCAG ATCGACCGGGCTTAACGAGCGTGGAGCGGATCGAGCGCTGCCAAGAGGAGTTCCTGCTGGCGTTCGAACATTACATCAACTACCGCAAACACAAAGTGTCGCATTTCTGGCCCAAGCTGCTAATGAAGGTGACTGACCTGCGCATGATCGGCACGTGCCATGCCAGCCGCTTCCTACACATGAAAGTGGAATGTCCCACCGAGCTattccctcctctcttcctggAGGTCTTCGAGGACTGA
- the thrb gene encoding thyroid hormone receptor beta isoform X5, with translation MLERLCRVIDYEVSTSNLPPLCCLSFFSKTDILRTFSNFSLLRTALTLNFLCFCLLWLSMMNYCIPDMYDMPHAGLGGYTMQVSGEHCMYSGEGPAYGLCEPQPLHHPPCMEQAWPPDQHRSCSYAGGTPVFKSDFCSMEISLGHFHHQPEFYSEIKPDFSHLQWLQGAHKKGYIPSYLDKDELCVVCGDKATGYHYRCITCEGCKGFFRRTIQKNLNPTYACKYEGKCVIDKVTRNQCQECRFKKCIAVGMATDLVLDDSKRLAKRKLIEENRERRRREELQKTAWDRLEPTQEEWDLIRLVTEAHMVTNAQGNHWKQKRRFLSAAGVKDTKPEDVGQAPMLNAPEGNKVDIEAFSQFTKIITPAITRVVDFAKKLPMFCELPCEDQIILLKGCCMEIMSLRAAVRYDPESETLTLNGEMAVTRGQLKNGGLGVVSDAIFDLGVSLSNFDLDDSEVALLQAVILLSSDRPGLTSVERIERCQEEFLLAFEHYINYRKHKVSHFWPKLLMKVTDLRMIGTCHASRFLHMKVECPTELFPPLFLEVFED, from the exons ATGTTGGAGCGACTATGTAGGGTCATCGATTATGAGGTTTCAACATCTAATTTGCCGCCTTTGTGTTGCTTGAGTTTCTTTAGTAAAACGGACATTTTGAGGACCTTTTCAAATTTTTCTTTATTGAGGACAGCGTTGACCCTGAACTTTTTATGTTTCTGTCTGCTGTGGCTCTCCATGATGAATTACTGCATACCAGACATGTATGATATGCCTCATGCTGGGCTTGGAGGTTATACAATGCAGGTCAGTGGAGAACACTGCATGTACTCAGGTGAGGGCCCTGCATATGGACTCTGTGAGCCCCAGCCTCTCCACCATCCGCCCTGCATGGAGCAGGCTTGGCCGCCGGACCAGCACCGCTCTTGCTCGTACGCTGGTGGTACTCCTGTCTTTAAGAGTGACTTTTGCAGTATGGAGATTTCTCTTGGACATTTCCACCATCAGCCCGAGTTTTATTCTGAGATCAAACCAGATTTTTCACACCTGCAGTGGCTGCAGGGTGCTCACAAGAAAG GGTACATACCAAGTTACCTGGACAAGGATGAGTTATGTGTAGTGTGTGGGGACAAAGCCACAGGCTATCACTATCGTTGCATTACTTGTGAAGGCTGCAAG GGTTTCTTTAGGCGGACGATCCAGAAGAACCTCAACCCAACCTACGCTTGTAAATACGAGGGGAAATGCGTCATCGACAAAGTGACCAGAAACCAGTGCCAGGAATGCCGCTTCAAGAAGTGCATAGCCGTGGGGATGGCGACTGACT TGGTGCTGGACGACAGCAAGAGGTTGGCCAAGCGGAAGCTAATCGAGGAAAACCGGGAGCGCCGGCGTCGGGAGGAGCTCCAGAAGACAGCGTGGGACCGACTGGAGCCCACTCAGGAGGAGTGGGACCTGATCCGACTGGTGACCGAGGCCCATATGGTCACGAATGCCCAGGGCAACCACTGGAAGCAGAAGCGGAGATTCCTG AGTGCAGCAGGGGTGAAGGACACTAAG cCTGAGGATGTTGGTCAAGCGCCCATGCTCAATGCACCAGAAGGAAACAAAGTGGATATAGAAGCCTTCAGCCAGTTTACAAAAATTATCACCCCTGCCATAACCCGAGTGGTGGACTTTGCCAAAAAACTGCCTATGTTTTGTGAG CTGCCTTGTGAAGACCAGATCATCCTGTTGAAAGGCTGCTGCATGGAGATCATGTCGCTGCGAGCTGCCGTCCGCTACGATCCAGAGAGCGAGACGCTCACGCTCAACGGGGAGATGGCGGTGACGCGAGGCCAGCTGAAGAACGGAGGTCTGGGTGTGGTGTCGGACGCCATCTTTGACCTTGGCGTGTCGTTGTCCAACTTTGACCTGGACGACTCAGAggtggctctgctgcaggccGTTATCCTTCTTTCATCAG ATCGACCGGGCTTAACGAGCGTGGAGCGGATCGAGCGCTGCCAAGAGGAGTTCCTGCTGGCGTTCGAACATTACATCAACTACCGCAAACACAAAGTGTCGCATTTCTGGCCCAAGCTGCTAATGAAGGTGACTGACCTGCGCATGATCGGCACGTGCCATGCCAGCCGCTTCCTACACATGAAAGTGGAATGTCCCACCGAGCTattccctcctctcttcctggAGGTCTTCGAGGACTGA
- the thrb gene encoding thyroid hormone receptor beta isoform X2, translating to MSEPADKCSPRWKDEAIQNGYIPSYLDKDELCVVCGDKATGYHYRCITCEGCKGFFRRTIQKNLNPTYACKYEGKCVIDKVTRNQCQECRFKKCIAVGMATDLVLDDSKRLAKRKLIEENRERRRREELQKTAWDRLEPTQEEWDLIRLVTEAHMVTNAQGNHWKQKRRFLVEEAMLLNEITCNLFYTSDQSAAGVKDTKPEDVGQAPMLNAPEGNKVDIEAFSQFTKIITPAITRVVDFAKKLPMFCELPCEDQIILLKGCCMEIMSLRAAVRYDPESETLTLNGEMAVTRGQLKNGGLGVVSDAIFDLGVSLSNFDLDDSEVALLQAVILLSSDRPGLTSVERIERCQEEFLLAFEHYINYRKHKVSHFWPKLLMKVTDLRMIGTCHASRFLHMKVECPTELFPPLFLEVFED from the exons GGTACATACCAAGTTACCTGGACAAGGATGAGTTATGTGTAGTGTGTGGGGACAAAGCCACAGGCTATCACTATCGTTGCATTACTTGTGAAGGCTGCAAG GGTTTCTTTAGGCGGACGATCCAGAAGAACCTCAACCCAACCTACGCTTGTAAATACGAGGGGAAATGCGTCATCGACAAAGTGACCAGAAACCAGTGCCAGGAATGCCGCTTCAAGAAGTGCATAGCCGTGGGGATGGCGACTGACT TGGTGCTGGACGACAGCAAGAGGTTGGCCAAGCGGAAGCTAATCGAGGAAAACCGGGAGCGCCGGCGTCGGGAGGAGCTCCAGAAGACAGCGTGGGACCGACTGGAGCCCACTCAGGAGGAGTGGGACCTGATCCGACTGGTGACCGAGGCCCATATGGTCACGAATGCCCAGGGCAACCACTGGAAGCAGAAGCGGAGATTCCTG GTCGAGGAAGCTATGCTTCTTAATGAAATAACATGTAATTTATTCTATACTTCTGACCAGAGTGCAGCAGGGGTGAAGGACACTAAG cCTGAGGATGTTGGTCAAGCGCCCATGCTCAATGCACCAGAAGGAAACAAAGTGGATATAGAAGCCTTCAGCCAGTTTACAAAAATTATCACCCCTGCCATAACCCGAGTGGTGGACTTTGCCAAAAAACTGCCTATGTTTTGTGAG CTGCCTTGTGAAGACCAGATCATCCTGTTGAAAGGCTGCTGCATGGAGATCATGTCGCTGCGAGCTGCCGTCCGCTACGATCCAGAGAGCGAGACGCTCACGCTCAACGGGGAGATGGCGGTGACGCGAGGCCAGCTGAAGAACGGAGGTCTGGGTGTGGTGTCGGACGCCATCTTTGACCTTGGCGTGTCGTTGTCCAACTTTGACCTGGACGACTCAGAggtggctctgctgcaggccGTTATCCTTCTTTCATCAG ATCGACCGGGCTTAACGAGCGTGGAGCGGATCGAGCGCTGCCAAGAGGAGTTCCTGCTGGCGTTCGAACATTACATCAACTACCGCAAACACAAAGTGTCGCATTTCTGGCCCAAGCTGCTAATGAAGGTGACTGACCTGCGCATGATCGGCACGTGCCATGCCAGCCGCTTCCTACACATGAAAGTGGAATGTCCCACCGAGCTattccctcctctcttcctggAGGTCTTCGAGGACTGA
- the thrb gene encoding thyroid hormone receptor beta isoform X3, whose amino-acid sequence MSEPADKCSPRWKDEAIQNGYIPSYLDKDELCVVCGDKATGYHYRCITCEGCKGFFRRTIQKNLNPTYACKYEGKCVIDKVTRNQCQECRFKKCIAVGMATDLVLDDSKRLAKRKLIEENRERRRREELQKTAWDRLEPTQEEWDLIRLVTEAHMVTNAQGNHWKQKRRFLSAAGVKDTKPEDVGQAPMLNAPEGNKVDIEAFSQFTKIITPAITRVVDFAKKLPMFCELPCEDQIILLKGCCMEIMSLRAAVRYDPESETLTLNGEMAVTRGQLKNGGLGVVSDAIFDLGVSLSNFDLDDSEVALLQAVILLSSDRPGLTSVERIERCQEEFLLAFEHYINYRKHKVSHFWPKLLMKVTDLRMIGTCHASRFLHMKVECPTELFPPLFLEVFED is encoded by the exons GGTACATACCAAGTTACCTGGACAAGGATGAGTTATGTGTAGTGTGTGGGGACAAAGCCACAGGCTATCACTATCGTTGCATTACTTGTGAAGGCTGCAAG GGTTTCTTTAGGCGGACGATCCAGAAGAACCTCAACCCAACCTACGCTTGTAAATACGAGGGGAAATGCGTCATCGACAAAGTGACCAGAAACCAGTGCCAGGAATGCCGCTTCAAGAAGTGCATAGCCGTGGGGATGGCGACTGACT TGGTGCTGGACGACAGCAAGAGGTTGGCCAAGCGGAAGCTAATCGAGGAAAACCGGGAGCGCCGGCGTCGGGAGGAGCTCCAGAAGACAGCGTGGGACCGACTGGAGCCCACTCAGGAGGAGTGGGACCTGATCCGACTGGTGACCGAGGCCCATATGGTCACGAATGCCCAGGGCAACCACTGGAAGCAGAAGCGGAGATTCCTG AGTGCAGCAGGGGTGAAGGACACTAAG cCTGAGGATGTTGGTCAAGCGCCCATGCTCAATGCACCAGAAGGAAACAAAGTGGATATAGAAGCCTTCAGCCAGTTTACAAAAATTATCACCCCTGCCATAACCCGAGTGGTGGACTTTGCCAAAAAACTGCCTATGTTTTGTGAG CTGCCTTGTGAAGACCAGATCATCCTGTTGAAAGGCTGCTGCATGGAGATCATGTCGCTGCGAGCTGCCGTCCGCTACGATCCAGAGAGCGAGACGCTCACGCTCAACGGGGAGATGGCGGTGACGCGAGGCCAGCTGAAGAACGGAGGTCTGGGTGTGGTGTCGGACGCCATCTTTGACCTTGGCGTGTCGTTGTCCAACTTTGACCTGGACGACTCAGAggtggctctgctgcaggccGTTATCCTTCTTTCATCAG ATCGACCGGGCTTAACGAGCGTGGAGCGGATCGAGCGCTGCCAAGAGGAGTTCCTGCTGGCGTTCGAACATTACATCAACTACCGCAAACACAAAGTGTCGCATTTCTGGCCCAAGCTGCTAATGAAGGTGACTGACCTGCGCATGATCGGCACGTGCCATGCCAGCCGCTTCCTACACATGAAAGTGGAATGTCCCACCGAGCTattccctcctctcttcctggAGGTCTTCGAGGACTGA
- the thrb gene encoding thyroid hormone receptor beta isoform X1, with the protein MSEPADKCSPRWKDEAIQNGYIPSYLDKDELCVVCGDKATGYHYRCITCEGCKGFFRRTIQKNLNPTYACKYEGKCVIDKVTRNQCQECRFKKCIAVGMATDLVLDDSKRLAKRKLIEENRERRRREELQKTAWDRLEPTQEEWDLIRLVTEAHMVTNAQGNHWKQKRRFLVRRRPPACFHCVDNPALANSPPTPTAPPPLSLPHRAPVSSTSTATTATVPLFPVLICPCVFLYLLVEWGELAGRWRKVEEAMLLNEITCNLFYTSDQSAAGVKDTKPEDVGQAPMLNAPEGNKVDIEAFSQFTKIITPAITRVVDFAKKLPMFCELPCEDQIILLKGCCMEIMSLRAAVRYDPESETLTLNGEMAVTRGQLKNGGLGVVSDAIFDLGVSLSNFDLDDSEVALLQAVILLSSDRPGLTSVERIERCQEEFLLAFEHYINYRKHKVSHFWPKLLMKVTDLRMIGTCHASRFLHMKVECPTELFPPLFLEVFED; encoded by the exons GGTACATACCAAGTTACCTGGACAAGGATGAGTTATGTGTAGTGTGTGGGGACAAAGCCACAGGCTATCACTATCGTTGCATTACTTGTGAAGGCTGCAAG GGTTTCTTTAGGCGGACGATCCAGAAGAACCTCAACCCAACCTACGCTTGTAAATACGAGGGGAAATGCGTCATCGACAAAGTGACCAGAAACCAGTGCCAGGAATGCCGCTTCAAGAAGTGCATAGCCGTGGGGATGGCGACTGACT TGGTGCTGGACGACAGCAAGAGGTTGGCCAAGCGGAAGCTAATCGAGGAAAACCGGGAGCGCCGGCGTCGGGAGGAGCTCCAGAAGACAGCGTGGGACCGACTGGAGCCCACTCAGGAGGAGTGGGACCTGATCCGACTGGTGACCGAGGCCCATATGGTCACGAATGCCCAGGGCAACCACTGGAAGCAGAAGCGGAGATTCCTGGTGAGACGTCGTCCCCCGGCCTGCTTTCACTGTGTTGATAACCCTGCCTTAGCCAATTCACCTCCCACCCCTACCGCCCCCCCGCCCTTGTCCCTTCCACATCGCGCCCCTGTCTCTTCCACCTCCACTGCCACCACAGCCACTGTTCCACTCTTCCCAGTGTTAATATgtccatgtgtttttttgtatctCCTTGTAGAGTGGGGAGAATTAGCTGGACGATGGAGAAAA GTCGAGGAAGCTATGCTTCTTAATGAAATAACATGTAATTTATTCTATACTTCTGACCAGAGTGCAGCAGGGGTGAAGGACACTAAG cCTGAGGATGTTGGTCAAGCGCCCATGCTCAATGCACCAGAAGGAAACAAAGTGGATATAGAAGCCTTCAGCCAGTTTACAAAAATTATCACCCCTGCCATAACCCGAGTGGTGGACTTTGCCAAAAAACTGCCTATGTTTTGTGAG CTGCCTTGTGAAGACCAGATCATCCTGTTGAAAGGCTGCTGCATGGAGATCATGTCGCTGCGAGCTGCCGTCCGCTACGATCCAGAGAGCGAGACGCTCACGCTCAACGGGGAGATGGCGGTGACGCGAGGCCAGCTGAAGAACGGAGGTCTGGGTGTGGTGTCGGACGCCATCTTTGACCTTGGCGTGTCGTTGTCCAACTTTGACCTGGACGACTCAGAggtggctctgctgcaggccGTTATCCTTCTTTCATCAG ATCGACCGGGCTTAACGAGCGTGGAGCGGATCGAGCGCTGCCAAGAGGAGTTCCTGCTGGCGTTCGAACATTACATCAACTACCGCAAACACAAAGTGTCGCATTTCTGGCCCAAGCTGCTAATGAAGGTGACTGACCTGCGCATGATCGGCACGTGCCATGCCAGCCGCTTCCTACACATGAAAGTGGAATGTCCCACCGAGCTattccctcctctcttcctggAGGTCTTCGAGGACTGA